The following proteins are co-located in the Polymorphospora rubra genome:
- a CDS encoding penicillin-binding protein encodes MRKRDHNILTNAASLLICGLLAGVVVAAAAFPAVALSGLAAKAGAETFDKLPSELTVKSAPQISYLYASDGKTPLATMYDENRRDVPLKDVSPLMQQAIIAAEDKKFYEHNGVDVKGVARAFVANNSAGATQQGASTLTMQYVRLAIAYSATHPQDVVAATEDTNARKMREMRYAMQITKELSKDEVLERYLNIAPFGNGAYGVFAASQVYFGKHPKDLTIEEAAMLAGMVKAPSAFDPTTEGGYPQAVVRRDYVIDQMVITGAITAEQAATAKAVELKVKGKRAPNGCVAANKATWGFFCDYFYRWWMDQETFGATTYDRERRLKSGGYSIVTSLDVATQDAANKNIEKRIKNDNKNALMVAAVEPGTGRVRALAVNRVFKLDDPSNPQNKMSSNPAKARQGIRGTYPNTTNPLMTGGGDITGYQAGSTFKMFTLLAALEKGYPLATSINATSPLQTDYIIEHGSPAACAGTNKYCPVNATPSWMNGVRNMWTGMGRSVNTYFVKLQEMVGADNVINAAKRAGIQFRDVEDAARADNPQGAKQWGAFTLGVSLTTPLDLANAYATLAADGKYCEPIPVQEIRDQEGNKLDVADPRCKDEFKPEVARAAIDAGRCPVGDNSSTSRCDGATAGGIRGVVKKPVSGKTGTTDAEKTASLVVTTKQLAVAGILADPDWAQTTARMDHAIVNPAVYETLRDGMKDKESKQFTPPSGKLVNGEQRSIPVVRCQDVDTARSRLRAAGFDVSVNSGRVDSSCPAGTVAGTTPDGRTIRGGAVSIQVSNGRGGGTQSPSPGAND; translated from the coding sequence ATGCGGAAACGTGACCACAACATCCTGACCAACGCCGCGTCGCTGCTGATCTGCGGCCTACTGGCGGGCGTGGTCGTCGCCGCGGCGGCGTTCCCCGCGGTGGCCCTGTCCGGTCTCGCCGCGAAGGCGGGCGCCGAGACATTCGACAAGCTGCCGAGCGAGCTGACCGTCAAGAGCGCGCCCCAGATCAGCTACCTCTACGCGTCGGACGGCAAGACACCGCTGGCCACGATGTACGACGAGAACCGGCGCGACGTACCGCTGAAGGACGTCTCCCCGCTCATGCAGCAGGCGATCATCGCCGCCGAGGACAAGAAGTTCTACGAGCACAACGGCGTCGACGTCAAGGGCGTGGCCCGTGCCTTCGTCGCCAACAACTCCGCCGGCGCCACCCAGCAGGGCGCCTCGACCCTGACGATGCAGTACGTCCGGCTGGCCATCGCCTACTCGGCGACCCACCCGCAGGACGTCGTGGCCGCGACCGAGGACACCAACGCCCGCAAGATGCGCGAGATGCGCTACGCGATGCAGATCACCAAGGAACTGTCCAAGGACGAGGTCCTGGAGCGTTACCTCAACATCGCGCCGTTCGGCAACGGCGCGTACGGTGTCTTCGCCGCCAGCCAGGTCTACTTCGGAAAGCACCCCAAGGACCTGACCATCGAAGAGGCGGCGATGCTCGCCGGCATGGTCAAGGCCCCGTCCGCGTTCGACCCGACCACCGAGGGCGGCTACCCGCAGGCCGTGGTCCGGCGCGACTACGTCATCGACCAGATGGTCATCACCGGCGCCATCACCGCCGAGCAGGCCGCCACCGCCAAGGCCGTCGAGCTCAAGGTCAAGGGCAAGCGGGCGCCGAACGGCTGCGTCGCCGCCAACAAGGCCACCTGGGGCTTCTTCTGCGACTACTTCTACCGCTGGTGGATGGATCAGGAGACGTTCGGCGCCACCACCTACGACCGGGAGCGCCGGCTCAAGAGCGGCGGCTACAGCATCGTCACCTCCCTCGACGTCGCCACCCAGGACGCCGCCAACAAGAACATCGAAAAGCGGATCAAGAACGACAACAAGAACGCCCTGATGGTCGCGGCCGTCGAGCCCGGCACCGGCCGGGTACGCGCCCTCGCCGTCAACCGGGTCTTCAAGCTCGACGACCCGAGCAACCCACAGAACAAGATGTCCAGCAACCCGGCCAAGGCGCGGCAGGGGATCCGGGGCACCTACCCCAACACCACCAACCCGCTGATGACCGGTGGCGGCGACATCACCGGCTACCAGGCCGGCTCGACGTTCAAGATGTTCACCCTGCTCGCGGCGCTGGAAAAGGGCTACCCGCTGGCGACGTCGATCAACGCCACCTCGCCGCTCCAGACCGACTACATCATCGAGCACGGCAGCCCGGCGGCGTGTGCCGGCACCAACAAGTACTGCCCGGTCAACGCCACCCCGTCCTGGATGAACGGCGTCCGGAACATGTGGACCGGGATGGGCCGCTCGGTCAATACGTACTTCGTCAAGCTCCAGGAGATGGTCGGGGCCGACAACGTCATCAACGCCGCCAAGCGGGCCGGCATCCAGTTCCGCGACGTCGAGGACGCGGCGCGGGCCGACAACCCGCAGGGTGCCAAGCAGTGGGGTGCCTTCACCCTCGGCGTCTCGCTGACCACCCCGCTCGACCTGGCCAACGCCTACGCCACCCTCGCCGCGGACGGCAAGTACTGCGAACCGATCCCGGTCCAGGAGATCCGTGACCAGGAGGGCAACAAGCTCGACGTCGCCGACCCGCGCTGCAAGGACGAGTTCAAGCCCGAGGTGGCCCGCGCCGCGATCGACGCCGGCCGCTGCCCGGTCGGCGACAACTCGTCCACCAGCCGCTGCGACGGCGCCACCGCGGGCGGCATCCGTGGCGTGGTGAAGAAGCCGGTGTCCGGCAAGACCGGCACCACCGACGCCGAGAAGACCGCCTCGCTGGTCGTCACCACCAAGCAGCTCGCCGTCGCCGGCATCCTCGCCGACCCCGACTGGGCGCAGACCACGGCCCGGATGGACCACGCCATCGTCAACCCGGCGGTCTACGAGACGCTCCGGGACGGCATGAAGGACAAGGAGTCCAAGCAGTTCACCCCGCCGAGCGGCAAGCTCGTCAACGGTGAACAGCGCAGCATTCCGGTCGTCAGATGCCAGGACGTCGACACCGCCCGGTCCCGGCTGCGCGCCGCCGGCTTCGACGTCTCCGTCAACTCCGGCCGCGTCGACTCGAGCTGCCCGGCCGGCACCGTCGCCGGCACCACCCCCGACGGCCGGACCATCCGGGGCGGCGCGGTCTCCATCCAGGTCAGCAACGGCCGCGGTGGCGGCACGCAGAGCCCGTCACCGGGCGCGAACGACTGA
- a CDS encoding WhiB family transcriptional regulator produces MGMITDWPTMAACQSGDPDALFVQGAEQNVAKRICRSCPVRYECLADALDNRIEFGVWGGMTERERRALLRRHPQVASWRKMFEAALRDKEKVLVTAG; encoded by the coding sequence ATGGGCATGATCACAGACTGGCCCACCATGGCTGCGTGTCAGAGTGGAGACCCTGACGCGTTGTTCGTACAAGGTGCCGAGCAGAACGTGGCGAAGCGAATCTGCCGCAGCTGCCCGGTGCGCTACGAATGCCTGGCCGACGCGCTCGACAATCGCATCGAGTTCGGCGTGTGGGGCGGCATGACCGAGCGGGAACGGCGGGCCCTGCTCCGCCGCCACCCGCAGGTGGCCAGTTGGCGCAAGATGTTCGAAGCCGCGCTCCGGGACAAGGAAAAGGTCCTGGTCACGGCCGGCTGA
- a CDS encoding ArsA family ATPase produces the protein MVPSDHQVPRLDVDRILADDGVRIVVCCGSGGVGKTTTAAALALRAAERHGRRTVVLTIDPARRLAQSLGLSELDNTPRQVKGIDAEASGGELHAMMLDMKRTFDEVVLAHTDPAKAAEIFANPFYQAMSSTFAGTQEYMAMEKLGQLHARGEWDLIVVDTPPSRSALDFLDAPARLSRFLDGRMLRMLLAPARTGGRSMFSLVTASFGMFSRVVQKILGAQLLTDLSGFVAAFDSMFGGFRQRAEQTYRILQARETAFLLVAAPEPDAVREAAYFAGRLGEERMPLAGLVLNRVHQSAVEGLSAAESLAAAERLEELGGHSVTAEALRVHAALMRQTAREHEVAAVFTDAFPAVPVVSVAAQPADVHDVDGLRVIGSAISRP, from the coding sequence TTGGTGCCCTCTGATCACCAGGTGCCACGGCTGGACGTGGATCGGATCCTCGCCGATGACGGCGTGCGGATCGTGGTCTGTTGTGGTTCGGGTGGGGTGGGTAAGACGACGACCGCCGCGGCGTTGGCTCTGCGGGCGGCGGAGCGGCACGGCCGTCGCACGGTGGTGTTGACGATCGACCCGGCGCGCCGGTTGGCGCAGTCGTTGGGGTTGAGTGAGTTGGACAACACGCCGCGTCAGGTGAAGGGAATCGACGCCGAGGCCAGTGGCGGCGAGTTGCACGCGATGATGCTGGACATGAAGCGCACCTTCGACGAGGTGGTGCTGGCGCACACCGATCCGGCGAAGGCCGCGGAGATCTTCGCGAACCCGTTCTACCAGGCCATGAGCTCGACTTTCGCCGGCACGCAGGAATACATGGCGATGGAGAAGCTGGGGCAGTTGCACGCCCGCGGCGAGTGGGACCTGATCGTGGTGGACACGCCGCCGTCGCGGTCGGCGCTGGATTTCCTCGATGCGCCGGCGCGGTTGTCGCGGTTCCTGGACGGCCGGATGCTGCGGATGTTGCTGGCGCCGGCCCGGACCGGTGGCCGGAGCATGTTCAGCCTGGTGACGGCGTCGTTCGGGATGTTCTCGCGGGTGGTGCAGAAGATCCTCGGCGCGCAGTTGCTGACTGACCTGTCGGGTTTCGTGGCCGCGTTCGACTCGATGTTCGGCGGGTTCCGGCAGCGGGCGGAGCAGACGTACCGGATCCTGCAGGCGCGGGAGACGGCGTTTCTGCTGGTCGCGGCGCCGGAGCCGGATGCGGTACGGGAGGCGGCGTATTTCGCGGGCCGGCTCGGCGAGGAGCGGATGCCGCTGGCGGGGCTGGTCCTCAACCGGGTGCATCAGAGCGCGGTCGAGGGGTTGTCGGCGGCGGAGAGTCTGGCGGCGGCGGAGCGGTTGGAGGAGTTGGGCGGTCATTCGGTGACGGCCGAGGCGTTGCGGGTGCATGCGGCGTTGATGCGGCAGACGGCCCGGGAGCACGAGGTGGCCGCGGTGTTCACGGACGCGTTTCCGGCGGTTCCGGTCGTGTCGGTGGCGGCGCAGCCCGCCGACGTGCATGACGTCGACGGGCTGCGGGTGATCGGTTCGGCTATCAGCCGGCCGTGA
- a CDS encoding DUF4177 domain-containing protein yields MQKWEYATVPLLVHATKQILDNWGEDGWELVSVVPGPNPEQLVAYLKRPKA; encoded by the coding sequence ATGCAGAAGTGGGAGTACGCCACCGTTCCGCTGCTGGTCCACGCGACCAAGCAGATCCTCGACAACTGGGGTGAGGACGGCTGGGAGCTGGTGTCGGTCGTGCCCGGTCCGAACCCGGAGCAGCTCGTCGCCTACCTGAAGCGGCCGAAGGCATGA
- a CDS encoding RidA family protein, with the protein MSAGPHAKLAELGLTIPEVVPPVAAYVPAVRSGQHVYLSGQLPIADGKLLATGKVGAAVSAEEAKDLARQCALNAIAAIDSVSGLDNVVRIVKVTGFVASAPGFTGQPAVMNGASELFGAVFGEAGRHARTAVGVAELPLDAPVEVEVIVEVA; encoded by the coding sequence ATGAGCGCCGGACCGCACGCGAAGCTCGCCGAGCTGGGCCTGACGATCCCCGAGGTCGTGCCCCCGGTGGCGGCGTACGTGCCGGCGGTGCGTTCCGGCCAGCACGTCTACCTCTCCGGCCAGTTGCCGATCGCCGACGGGAAGCTGCTCGCCACCGGCAAGGTGGGTGCCGCCGTCAGCGCCGAGGAGGCCAAGGACCTGGCCCGGCAGTGCGCGCTCAACGCGATCGCCGCGATCGACTCGGTCTCCGGGTTGGACAACGTCGTACGGATCGTGAAGGTGACCGGCTTCGTCGCCTCGGCACCGGGCTTCACCGGGCAGCCGGCCGTGATGAACGGCGCGTCCGAGCTGTTCGGCGCCGTTTTCGGCGAGGCCGGGCGGCACGCCCGTACCGCCGTCGGGGTCGCCGAGCTGCCGCTGGACGCCCCGGTCGAGGTCGAGGTCATCGTCGAGGTGGCCTGA
- a CDS encoding MBL fold metallo-hydrolase, giving the protein MTAHVTAPAAALATRLPSWATLLRAPNPGPMTLDGTNTWVLRAGNGAPAVVVDPGPDDPDHLAAIAGHAPVGAILITHGHPDHVEGAGRLSGLLGGVDVLAVDPAHRIGAGALEPGADLSRFGLRIEVLAVPGHTRDSVCFLVDAGGERAVFTGDTILGRGTTIVAWPDGDLGDYLASLELLTAYDDLPALPGHGPALADCAAAARFYLAHRRARLDQVRQAVAAGATTPAEVVAAVYADVDRSLWPAAEWSVRAQLAYLDRGAGESGPGSGGLDPP; this is encoded by the coding sequence ATGACCGCGCACGTGACAGCACCGGCGGCGGCGCTGGCCACCCGGCTTCCGAGCTGGGCGACCCTGCTGCGTGCGCCGAACCCGGGGCCGATGACGCTCGACGGCACCAACACCTGGGTGCTGCGCGCCGGAAACGGCGCGCCGGCCGTCGTCGTCGACCCCGGGCCGGACGATCCGGACCACCTCGCCGCCATCGCCGGCCACGCTCCGGTCGGGGCCATCCTGATCACACACGGTCACCCCGACCACGTCGAGGGTGCCGGCCGGCTGTCCGGGCTGCTCGGCGGGGTCGACGTGCTCGCGGTCGACCCGGCGCACCGGATCGGGGCCGGGGCACTGGAGCCGGGCGCCGACCTCAGCCGGTTCGGACTGCGGATCGAGGTCCTGGCCGTGCCGGGGCACACCCGCGACTCGGTCTGCTTCCTGGTCGACGCCGGGGGCGAGCGCGCGGTTTTCACCGGCGACACGATCCTCGGCCGGGGCACGACCATCGTGGCGTGGCCGGACGGCGACCTCGGCGACTACCTCGCCAGCCTGGAGCTGCTCACCGCCTACGACGACCTGCCGGCGTTGCCGGGGCACGGCCCGGCGCTCGCCGACTGCGCGGCCGCCGCCCGGTTCTACCTGGCCCACCGGCGGGCCCGGCTCGACCAGGTGCGGCAGGCCGTCGCCGCCGGTGCGACGACCCCGGCCGAGGTGGTCGCCGCGGTCTACGCCGACGTCGACCGTTCGCTGTGGCCGGCCGCCGAATGGTCGGTCCGGGCTCAGCTGGCATATCTGGATCGAGGAGCTGGGGAATCCGGCCCGGGCTCCGGTGGGTTGGACCCTCCGTGA
- a CDS encoding adenylate/guanylate cyclase domain-containing protein, which produces MTCPVCGTVAVPGARFCHNCGAALPAAATLPAAERRVVTVLFGDLSDFTSWSEDLDPERVGAVTDRVLAALAGAVKTFGGHVDKLTGDGIMAVFGAPVAHEDDAERAVRAALSMQRAVRRVLDDERGGGAPLGLRVGLNTGDVVAGIQAAIEYTVIGDTVNTAARLADAAAIGAVYAGATTSTATRHVASWRHLRPLRLKGKREPVEAYELLGLLDAPGTRSGLGDEAPFVGRDAEIGRVAGRLAEVIDQDEPRVLVMTAEAGIGKSRFAAEVERFAAGYDVGAGRFASHTGARVLSVRCAAFGERRRLGPLADLVRATVGLPRDSATAVTRTVVEERLRRLGQRLTRHRGESPTIATDLLMALMGYGDMPAELGTPAPANDWAQETPTVDADALPSAVADLLSALAAETPLLVVVDDLHDATPETVDALGVTLSRLVGPVLVLLLGRPELVRTAGALTRVADAEVHALPPLRGADAARLLTAYLGGGRLPQADADRLLATAQGNPFYLAELVTLLRERGALTPAARANAAGTWRLVPGSLGSRLLSRDLAAVLAARIDALPADARSVLRDAAVIGDSVPAGTLEALRERRAGRDGRPTAVVAVELERAVDELLQRRMLHRVREGYAFTTPLMREAAYAGIGKADLAERHAVLAQWAARPVNEPPAGLGGAATPGGIPAPERDAFIADHVERAVSLADAVGLRPDSVARTVAPLGVAALGRAARRAGAAGEPATAVAYAERAVALADDLVPAADRLIHARALLQTGRVTDALAYAEKIGANAGDDAASRAGALLIAGRAYATLGEHARAVPTWQEALQVATDANLPTERAQAMRRLGMADFLAGRLSRASSRFAAAYQVNVAAGDRLGQAWSLQNLAWVTTTRGDFAGTDAVLGRAARLFAELGDPAGRSWLRGTTAFARLLAGRLAEARRLARLFLPFGERVGEAWAVGTLRAVEAFASAELGELADADREARRAYRDFDAASDDWGRGFALVVRGAVARSLGEHEHAADLLTDALGYGRRTAHPLLTGIAGTLRGSVALDRGDVEAAERDARRVLTVVEPHNPLAPAQVGPRVLLATARLTAGDAPTAVGLLAPLAATAKEPSLLFSRAQAVARYASALLAEGQAVQALDWARRAVAMPAEDVRSRVVTAQVLAEALYANGQPVEALAAADDAVRLATSTEQVSERTAVEALRDRLGGGSDSDVRGDSVTPAAPLP; this is translated from the coding sequence GTGACCTGCCCGGTGTGTGGAACAGTCGCTGTCCCCGGCGCGCGGTTCTGCCACAACTGCGGAGCCGCGCTGCCGGCCGCCGCGACCCTTCCGGCCGCCGAACGACGGGTGGTAACCGTCCTGTTCGGCGACCTGTCCGATTTCACCTCCTGGTCGGAGGACCTCGACCCCGAGCGGGTCGGCGCGGTCACCGACCGGGTGCTGGCCGCCCTGGCCGGCGCGGTCAAGACCTTCGGCGGGCACGTCGACAAGCTCACCGGCGACGGCATCATGGCGGTCTTCGGCGCTCCCGTCGCCCACGAGGACGACGCCGAACGGGCGGTACGCGCGGCGCTGTCGATGCAGCGGGCCGTCCGGCGGGTCCTCGACGACGAGCGGGGCGGCGGCGCACCACTCGGGCTGCGGGTCGGCCTGAACACCGGGGACGTGGTCGCCGGAATCCAGGCCGCCATCGAATACACCGTCATCGGCGACACGGTCAACACCGCCGCCCGGCTCGCCGACGCCGCCGCGATCGGCGCGGTCTACGCCGGCGCCACCACCTCCACCGCCACCCGGCACGTCGCCTCCTGGCGGCACCTGCGTCCGCTGCGGCTCAAGGGCAAACGTGAGCCGGTCGAGGCTTACGAACTGCTGGGCCTGCTCGACGCGCCCGGCACCCGGTCCGGGCTGGGCGACGAGGCGCCGTTCGTCGGCCGCGACGCGGAGATCGGCCGGGTCGCCGGCCGGCTCGCCGAGGTCATCGACCAGGACGAGCCCCGGGTGCTGGTGATGACCGCCGAGGCCGGCATCGGCAAGTCCCGGTTCGCCGCCGAGGTCGAACGCTTCGCGGCCGGCTACGACGTCGGTGCCGGCCGCTTCGCCAGCCACACCGGGGCCCGGGTGCTGTCCGTGCGCTGCGCCGCCTTCGGTGAACGGCGCCGGCTCGGTCCACTCGCCGACCTGGTCCGGGCCACCGTCGGTCTGCCCCGTGACTCGGCCACCGCGGTGACCCGTACGGTCGTCGAGGAGCGGCTGCGCCGGCTCGGGCAGCGGCTGACCCGGCACCGGGGTGAGTCGCCGACGATCGCGACCGACCTGCTGATGGCCCTGATGGGTTACGGCGACATGCCGGCCGAACTCGGCACGCCCGCCCCGGCCAACGACTGGGCCCAGGAGACGCCGACGGTCGACGCCGACGCCCTGCCCTCGGCGGTCGCCGACCTGCTCAGCGCGCTCGCCGCCGAGACGCCGCTGCTGGTGGTCGTCGACGATCTGCACGACGCGACCCCGGAGACCGTCGACGCCCTCGGCGTGACCCTGTCCCGGCTCGTCGGACCGGTGCTGGTGCTGCTGCTCGGCCGCCCCGAACTGGTCCGTACGGCCGGGGCGCTGACCCGGGTCGCCGACGCCGAGGTGCACGCCCTGCCACCGCTGCGCGGCGCCGACGCGGCCCGGCTGCTGACCGCGTATCTCGGCGGTGGCCGGCTGCCGCAGGCCGACGCCGACCGGCTGCTGGCGACCGCCCAGGGCAACCCGTTCTACCTGGCCGAACTGGTCACCCTGCTGCGCGAGCGGGGGGCGTTGACGCCTGCGGCCCGGGCCAACGCGGCCGGCACCTGGCGGCTCGTACCCGGATCGCTGGGCAGCCGGCTGCTCTCCCGCGACCTTGCGGCGGTACTCGCCGCCCGGATCGACGCGCTGCCCGCCGACGCCCGTTCGGTGCTGCGCGACGCGGCCGTGATCGGTGACTCGGTGCCGGCCGGCACGCTGGAGGCGTTGCGCGAGCGCCGGGCCGGGCGGGACGGCCGGCCGACCGCGGTCGTCGCCGTCGAACTGGAACGGGCCGTCGACGAACTGCTCCAGCGGCGGATGCTGCACCGGGTCCGGGAGGGTTACGCGTTCACCACCCCGCTGATGCGGGAGGCGGCGTACGCCGGCATCGGCAAGGCCGACCTCGCCGAGCGGCACGCCGTCCTCGCGCAGTGGGCGGCGCGGCCGGTCAACGAACCACCGGCCGGTCTCGGCGGGGCCGCCACCCCGGGCGGGATTCCGGCACCCGAACGCGACGCGTTCATCGCCGACCACGTCGAGCGCGCGGTCAGCCTGGCCGACGCGGTCGGCCTGCGGCCGGACTCGGTGGCGCGGACGGTGGCGCCGCTGGGTGTCGCCGCACTGGGCCGGGCCGCCCGGCGGGCCGGGGCCGCCGGGGAGCCGGCGACCGCTGTCGCGTACGCCGAACGGGCCGTCGCGCTCGCCGACGACCTGGTGCCGGCGGCCGACCGGCTGATCCACGCCCGGGCCCTGCTCCAGACCGGTCGGGTGACCGACGCGCTGGCGTACGCGGAGAAGATCGGCGCCAACGCGGGCGACGACGCGGCGAGCCGGGCCGGTGCGCTGCTCATCGCCGGCCGGGCGTACGCGACCCTGGGCGAGCATGCCCGGGCGGTGCCGACCTGGCAGGAGGCCCTGCAGGTGGCGACCGACGCCAACCTGCCGACCGAGCGCGCCCAGGCGATGCGCCGGCTCGGCATGGCCGACTTCCTCGCCGGCCGGCTCAGCCGGGCGAGCAGCCGGTTCGCGGCCGCCTACCAGGTCAACGTGGCCGCCGGTGACCGGCTCGGCCAGGCCTGGTCGTTGCAGAACCTGGCCTGGGTGACGACGACCCGCGGCGACTTCGCCGGCACCGACGCGGTGCTCGGTCGGGCCGCCCGCCTCTTCGCCGAACTCGGTGATCCGGCCGGCCGGTCCTGGCTGCGCGGCACGACCGCCTTCGCCCGGCTGCTCGCCGGCCGGCTGGCCGAGGCCCGCCGGCTGGCCCGGCTCTTCCTGCCGTTCGGCGAGCGGGTCGGGGAGGCGTGGGCGGTCGGCACCCTGCGGGCGGTGGAGGCGTTCGCCTCCGCCGAGCTGGGTGAGCTGGCCGACGCCGACCGGGAGGCCCGCCGCGCCTACCGCGACTTCGACGCCGCCTCCGACGACTGGGGCCGGGGGTTCGCCCTCGTCGTACGTGGCGCGGTGGCCCGCAGCCTGGGCGAGCACGAGCACGCCGCCGACCTGCTGACCGATGCGCTGGGCTACGGCCGGCGGACCGCGCATCCGCTGCTGACCGGGATCGCCGGCACGCTGCGCGGGTCCGTCGCCCTCGACCGGGGTGACGTCGAGGCGGCCGAACGTGATGCCCGCCGGGTGCTGACCGTGGTCGAACCGCACAACCCGTTGGCGCCGGCCCAGGTCGGACCGCGGGTGCTGCTCGCCACCGCCCGGCTGACCGCCGGCGACGCGCCGACGGCGGTCGGGCTGCTCGCGCCGCTCGCCGCCACGGCGAAGGAGCCGTCGCTGCTGTTCTCCCGGGCGCAGGCGGTGGCCCGCTACGCGTCGGCGCTGCTGGCCGAGGGGCAGGCGGTGCAGGCACTGGACTGGGCCCGCCGGGCGGTGGCGATGCCGGCCGAGGACGTACGCAGCCGGGTGGTGACCGCACAGGTGCTGGCGGAGGCGCTGTACGCGAACGGGCAGCCGGTCGAGGCGCTGGCCGCGGCCGATGACGCCGTACGGCTGGCCACTTCGACTGAGCAGGTGAGCGAACGTACGGCGGTCGAGGCGCTGCGGGACCGTCTCGGTGGCGGTTCCGATTCCGACGTACGCGGCGATTCCGTCACGCCGGCCGCACCGCTACCCTAG
- a CDS encoding serine/threonine-protein kinase: MTGTPPGQLPLPVVPGLSGLSVFARGGYATVYRATQESVGREVAVKVENRTLDSDRDQRRFLREARAAGRMSSHPHVVDLFDAGVTADRHPYLIMELCDGSYAERMRSSPLGPAEARDVGAKIADALADAHELGVLHRDVKPANILHSRFGEPALADFGLAVIAEYRDTSLTLEVLTPAYAPPEMFRHSEPTPTSDVYALCATIYAIMHGRPPRWQDDQSPSLIALLELFSQPLPELPGVPAALLDVLRAGMANDPDARPTAAQLRDTLLALPLDTGQVAAGPAKFGPAQPGPWAAPSGTPTASGPSAAGPGPDAPLSAPPINVTFQPGGPYGGGFPPAGPHQLGTPYDGPPPVGGPRPAGPGGPPGLMSPVRRKLPWVLGALGLVVLLVLVSAGTWWVATRPAAMPTPTPSASSDPAGTGPTNLGGVLPGCLIPLPDGGRCPGEMECFGDTRTQGGELVASRVPCTGPHTWETYAIGDLPADIAGIDHATVVADPAVRRLCNTTNLLTTSLMLNLGGWQLEVLPPTGEAVAAGDRSYRCLAGRGSNQLERPTLGG, translated from the coding sequence GTGACCGGTACCCCGCCAGGCCAGCTACCACTGCCCGTGGTGCCGGGTCTGTCGGGTCTGTCGGTGTTTGCCCGGGGCGGCTACGCGACGGTCTACCGCGCGACGCAGGAGTCGGTCGGCCGCGAGGTCGCCGTGAAGGTCGAGAACCGGACCCTCGACAGCGACCGGGACCAGCGCCGGTTCCTGCGCGAGGCCCGGGCGGCCGGGCGGATGTCGTCGCACCCGCACGTCGTCGACCTCTTCGACGCCGGGGTCACCGCCGACCGGCACCCCTACCTGATCATGGAACTCTGCGACGGCTCGTACGCCGAGCGGATGCGGTCGTCACCGCTGGGCCCGGCCGAGGCGCGGGACGTCGGAGCCAAGATCGCCGACGCGCTGGCCGACGCCCACGAACTCGGCGTACTGCACCGCGACGTCAAACCGGCCAACATCCTGCACTCGCGTTTCGGTGAACCGGCGCTGGCCGACTTCGGGCTGGCGGTCATCGCCGAATACCGGGACACCTCGCTCACCCTCGAGGTGCTCACCCCGGCGTACGCGCCACCGGAGATGTTCCGGCACAGCGAGCCCACCCCCACCTCCGACGTCTACGCGCTCTGCGCCACCATCTACGCGATCATGCACGGTCGGCCCCCGCGCTGGCAGGACGACCAGAGCCCCAGCCTGATCGCGCTGCTGGAACTGTTCAGCCAACCGCTGCCGGAGCTGCCCGGGGTGCCGGCCGCGCTGCTCGACGTCCTGCGCGCCGGCATGGCCAACGACCCCGACGCCCGGCCCACCGCCGCCCAACTGCGGGATACGCTCCTCGCCCTCCCGCTCGACACCGGGCAGGTCGCCGCCGGCCCGGCCAAGTTCGGGCCGGCCCAGCCCGGACCGTGGGCGGCACCGTCGGGTACGCCCACGGCCAGCGGCCCTTCCGCCGCCGGTCCCGGCCCCGACGCGCCGCTGTCGGCGCCCCCCATCAACGTCACGTTCCAGCCCGGCGGACCGTACGGAGGCGGGTTTCCGCCCGCCGGCCCACACCAGCTCGGTACGCCGTACGACGGGCCGCCGCCGGTCGGTGGGCCGCGGCCGGCCGGCCCCGGCGGCCCGCCCGGCCTGATGTCGCCGGTGCGCCGGAAACTGCCGTGGGTGCTCGGCGCCCTCGGCCTGGTCGTGCTGCTGGTGCTGGTTTCCGCCGGCACCTGGTGGGTGGCGACCCGCCCGGCGGCGATGCCGACCCCGACCCCCTCCGCGTCGAGTGATCCGGCCGGCACCGGGCCGACCAACCTCGGCGGCGTACTGCCCGGCTGCCTGATCCCGCTGCCCGACGGCGGTCGCTGTCCCGGTGAGATGGAGTGCTTCGGCGACACCCGGACGCAGGGCGGCGAGCTGGTGGCGAGCCGGGTGCCGTGCACCGGCCCGCACACCTGGGAGACCTACGCGATCGGCGACCTCCCGGCCGACATCGCCGGGATCGACCACGCCACGGTGGTCGCCGACCCGGCGGTCCGCCGGCTCTGCAACACCACGAACCTGCTCACCACCTCGCTGATGCTCAACCTGGGCGGCTGGCAGCTCGAGGTGCTGCCGCCGACCGGCGAGGCGGTGGCGGCCGGCGACCGCAGCTACCGGTGCCTCGCCGGCCGAGGGTCGAACCAGCTCGAACGGCCCACCCTCGGCGGCTGA